The Apium graveolens cultivar Ventura chromosome 6, ASM990537v1, whole genome shotgun sequence genome contains a region encoding:
- the LOC141666546 gene encoding ATP-dependent DNA helicase homolog RECG1, chloroplastic/mitochondrial isoform X1, producing the protein MALTVSVVQSCSVSFSEKCLRSAIIFEAERGYTNVLGRKMRFNNFLFSKVSKLCSRSKHKFAESLLKEVGSYERASITDRSKLLNKVSILMGYGDLNDLFENESASTISGMNKKDAAGDFNFARKRFPSIILGQSPKVKLYDENTYIPERIDLLAGQICKDFSPTAVSTMWANPDSFYEAWPSMASTHNLESPSSNNEDNYKLSASLDSQTVETNSVSGSSVTGEIWLSQAASLRVAKSSSSRDITSYTSPLQSNSQTLKVEPKLDPEPFIDDAGSGTTLENQQTTSSVDLFLDKPISFIPKLSKKQSSQLENCGLHTLRKLLHHFPRTYADLHDAQIGIEDGQYFSFVGKVLSSRGVRASFTLSFLEVVVGCEITEIDSTSEQYTDEIEYKRKKTVYLHLMKFFRGTRFTFQPFLKSLQAKHKEGEIVCVSGKVRSMHAKDHYEMREYNMDVIPDGNASCASGTERPYPIYPSKGGINPNILKNIISRVLPVLPGNIDPIPRNITEEFGLVPLRDAYLGIHQPENIDMADSARRRLIFDDFFYLQLGRLFQMLEGLGTQIEKDKLLDKYRKPEVNAVFAEDWCNLTKHFLRALPYSLTRSQLNAASEIIWDLKRQIPMYRLLQGDVGCGKTVVAFLACMEVIASGFQAAFMVPTELLAVQHYEHLLSLLEDMGDEHDKPSVALLTGSTPSKQSRLIREGLRAGDISLVIGTHSLIAEKVEFSALRIAVVDEQHRFGVIQRGRFNSKLYFNSLSSTLAGNDSSASPKAEYMAPHILAMSATPIPRTLALALYGDMSLTQITDLPPGRIPIETCIIEGNESGFSKVYQIMLDELKAGGKIYLVYPVIELSEQLPQLRAASADFETISSKFTDYNCGLLHGKMKSDEKDEALRRFRSGETHILLATQVIEIGVDVPDASMMVVMNAERFGMAQLHQLRGRVGRGVRKSKCILVASTISSLSRLKVLESSQDGFHLANMDLVLRGPGDLLGKKQSGHLPDFPIARLEIDGNILQDAHVAALRTLGMSHDLEKFPELKAELSMRQPLCILGD; encoded by the exons ATGGCACTGACTGTCTCTGTTGTGCAATCTTGTAGTGTG TCTTTCAGTGAGAAATGTCTGAGAAGTGCTATAATATTTGAAGCTGAGAGAGGCTATACAAATGTGTTGGGAAGGAAAATGAG GTTTAATAATTTCCTTTTCTCTAAGGTTTCGAAATTGTGCTCTCGATCAAAGCATAAGTTTGCAGAAAGCTTGTTGAAGGAGGTGGGCAGTTATGAGCGGGCAAGCATTACAGATCGATCCAAGCTGCTAAATAAG GTTTCCATCCTGATGGGCTACGGTGATCTAAATGATTTATTTGAGAATGAAAGCGCCTCGACAATATCTGGCATGAACAAGAAAGATGCAGCGGGTGATTTTAATTTTGCACGTAAACGATTTCCTTCAATCATTTTGGGTCAATCTCCAAAGGTGAAGTTGTATGATGAGAACACCTATATTCCTGAAAGGATTGATCTTTTAGCAGGTCAAATTTGTAAGGATTTTTCCCCAACCGCTGTCAGTACAATGTGGGCTAATCCTGATAGTTTCTACGAGGCATGGCCTTCTATGGCCAGCACTCATAATTTAGAATCTCCCTCATCGAATAACGAAGACAATTATAAGTTATCTGCATCTTTGGACTCTCAGACTGTGGAGACCAATTCAGTTTCCGGCAGTAGTGTTACTGGTGAAATATGGCTTTCTCAAGCTGCCAGCCTCCGTGTCGCAAAATCTTCTTCTTCAAGGGACATAACATCTTATACTTCTCCTTTGCAATCCAACTCCCAAACTTTAAAGGTTGAACCTAAATTAGATCCAGAGCCCTTCATTGATGATGCTGGCAGTGGAACTACACTTGAAAACCAGCAAACTACTTCATCAGTTGACTTATTTCTTGACAAACCTATAAGTTTTATTCCAAAATTGAGTAAAAAACAGAGCAGTCAGCTGGAAAATTGTGGTTTACACACG CTGCGGAAACTGCTTCACCATTTCCCTCGGACCTATGCCGATCTACACGATGCACAGATTGGAATTGAGGATGGGCAGTACTTCAGTTTTGTTGGAAAAGTTTTATCCTCAAG GGGAGTGAGGGCTAGTTTTACCTTGTCTTTTCTTGAGGTCGTGGTAGGCTGTGAGATTACGGAGATTGATTCAACTTCTGAGCAGTACACTGATGAAATCGAGTACAAAAGAAAGAAAACTGTTTACCTACATTTAATGAAATTTTTCCGTGGGACTCGTTTCACATTTCAGCCATTTCTCAAAAGTCTTCAGGCTAAGCATAAGGAGGGAGAAATTGTCTGTGTCAGTGGTAAG GTGAGGTCTATGCATGCCAAAGACCACTACGAGATGAGGGAATATAATATGGATGTGATTCCAGATGGGAATGCCTCGTGTGCTTCTGGAACAGAAAGACCATATCCGATCTACCCTTCTAAGGGTGGCATAAACCCGaatattcttaaaaatataaTCTCAAG AGTGCTACCTGTCTTGCCTGGAAATATTGATCCTATTCCAAGGAATATTACTGAGGAATTTGGACTTGTACCCCTCCGGGAT GCTTATCTTGGTATACACCAGCCAGAGAACATAGACATGGCCGATTCAGCTCGCAGAAGGCTTATCTTTGACGACTTCTTTTATCTTCAG TTAGGACGTCTTTTCCAAATGCTTGAAGGACTTGGTACACAAATAGAAAAGGACAAATTACTTGACAAGTACAGGAAGCCTGAAGTGAATGCGGTTTTTGCTGAGGACTGGTGCAATCTTACCAAGCATTTTTTGAGGGCTCTTCCGTATTCACTTACACGTAGTCAACTGAATGCCGCTTCAGAAATTATCTGGGACCTCAAGCGGCAAATTCCTATGTATCGACTTTTGCAG GGTGATGTGGGATGTGGGAAAACTGTGGTGGCTTTCTTGGCATGCATGGAAGTCATTGCCTCAGGTTTTCAG GCTGCTTTCATGGTTCCCACTGAGTTGCTTGCGGTCCAGCACTATGAGCACCTTCTTAGTTTGCTAGAGGATATGGGGGATGAGCATGACAAACCTTCTGTTGCTCTGCTGACAGGGTCCACCCCATCAAAACAGTCACGGCTAATTCGTGAG GGTCTGCGAGCTGGTGACATCTCGTTGGTCATTGGAACTCACAGTTTGATTGCAGAAAAAGTAGAGTTCTCAGCTTTGCGCATTGCTGTGGTGGACGAACAACACCGTTTTGGTGTGATTCAGAGAGGGAGGTTCAATAGCAAG TTATATTTTAACTCTTTGAGTTCGACACTAGCAGGGAATGATTCAAGTGCCTCTCCCAAGGCCGAGTATATGGCTCCTCATATTCTTGCTATGTCGGCCACCCCAATTCCAAGGACACTTGCTCTGGCCTTGTATGGCGATATGTCCTTGACCCAA ATCACTGACTTGCCTCCTGGAAGGATACCTATCGAGACATGTATTATTGAAGGGAATGAATCTGGCTTTTCGAAGGTCTACCAG ATTATGTTAGATGAACTAAAAGCAGGAGGAAAAATATATTTGGTGTATCCGGTAATTGAGCTCTCTGAGCAGCTGCCTCAACTTCGTGCTGCTTCAGCTGATTTTGAAACTATATCTAGTAAGTTTACAGATTATAACTGTGGGCTTCTGCACGGGAAAATGAAAAGTGACGAGAAAGATGAAGCATTGAGACGTTTTAGATCTGGTGAAACTCATATACTGCTAGCTACACAAGTTATTGAGATTGGTGTGGATGTTCCAGATGCATCTATGATGGTCGTTATGAATGCTGAAAGATTTGGAATGGCCCAGTTGCACCAACTTAGAGGACGAGTAGGTCGTGGAGTGAGGAAATCAAAATGTATATTAGTAGCATCTACCATCAGTAGCTTAAGTCGGTTAAAGGTGCTTGAAAGCTCGCAAGATGGTTTTCACCTAGCAAACATGGATCTTGTTCTTCGCGGACCTGGTGACTTGCTTGGTAAGAAACAATCAGGACACCTTCCAGATTTTCCTATTGCCAGACTGGAGATAGATGGGAATATTCTACAAGATGCACATGTTGCCGCCTTG AGAACTTTAGGCATGTCCCATGATTTGGAGAAATTCCCTGAGCTTAAAGCGGAGCTAAGCATGAGACAACCACTTTGCATTCTTGGTGATTAA
- the LOC141666546 gene encoding ATP-dependent DNA helicase homolog RECG1, chloroplastic/mitochondrial isoform X2 has translation MRFNNFLFSKVSKLCSRSKHKFAESLLKEVGSYERASITDRSKLLNKVSILMGYGDLNDLFENESASTISGMNKKDAAGDFNFARKRFPSIILGQSPKVKLYDENTYIPERIDLLAGQICKDFSPTAVSTMWANPDSFYEAWPSMASTHNLESPSSNNEDNYKLSASLDSQTVETNSVSGSSVTGEIWLSQAASLRVAKSSSSRDITSYTSPLQSNSQTLKVEPKLDPEPFIDDAGSGTTLENQQTTSSVDLFLDKPISFIPKLSKKQSSQLENCGLHTLRKLLHHFPRTYADLHDAQIGIEDGQYFSFVGKVLSSRGVRASFTLSFLEVVVGCEITEIDSTSEQYTDEIEYKRKKTVYLHLMKFFRGTRFTFQPFLKSLQAKHKEGEIVCVSGKVRSMHAKDHYEMREYNMDVIPDGNASCASGTERPYPIYPSKGGINPNILKNIISRVLPVLPGNIDPIPRNITEEFGLVPLRDAYLGIHQPENIDMADSARRRLIFDDFFYLQLGRLFQMLEGLGTQIEKDKLLDKYRKPEVNAVFAEDWCNLTKHFLRALPYSLTRSQLNAASEIIWDLKRQIPMYRLLQGDVGCGKTVVAFLACMEVIASGFQAAFMVPTELLAVQHYEHLLSLLEDMGDEHDKPSVALLTGSTPSKQSRLIREGLRAGDISLVIGTHSLIAEKVEFSALRIAVVDEQHRFGVIQRGRFNSKLYFNSLSSTLAGNDSSASPKAEYMAPHILAMSATPIPRTLALALYGDMSLTQITDLPPGRIPIETCIIEGNESGFSKVYQIMLDELKAGGKIYLVYPVIELSEQLPQLRAASADFETISSKFTDYNCGLLHGKMKSDEKDEALRRFRSGETHILLATQVIEIGVDVPDASMMVVMNAERFGMAQLHQLRGRVGRGVRKSKCILVASTISSLSRLKVLESSQDGFHLANMDLVLRGPGDLLGKKQSGHLPDFPIARLEIDGNILQDAHVAALRTLGMSHDLEKFPELKAELSMRQPLCILGD, from the exons ATGAG GTTTAATAATTTCCTTTTCTCTAAGGTTTCGAAATTGTGCTCTCGATCAAAGCATAAGTTTGCAGAAAGCTTGTTGAAGGAGGTGGGCAGTTATGAGCGGGCAAGCATTACAGATCGATCCAAGCTGCTAAATAAG GTTTCCATCCTGATGGGCTACGGTGATCTAAATGATTTATTTGAGAATGAAAGCGCCTCGACAATATCTGGCATGAACAAGAAAGATGCAGCGGGTGATTTTAATTTTGCACGTAAACGATTTCCTTCAATCATTTTGGGTCAATCTCCAAAGGTGAAGTTGTATGATGAGAACACCTATATTCCTGAAAGGATTGATCTTTTAGCAGGTCAAATTTGTAAGGATTTTTCCCCAACCGCTGTCAGTACAATGTGGGCTAATCCTGATAGTTTCTACGAGGCATGGCCTTCTATGGCCAGCACTCATAATTTAGAATCTCCCTCATCGAATAACGAAGACAATTATAAGTTATCTGCATCTTTGGACTCTCAGACTGTGGAGACCAATTCAGTTTCCGGCAGTAGTGTTACTGGTGAAATATGGCTTTCTCAAGCTGCCAGCCTCCGTGTCGCAAAATCTTCTTCTTCAAGGGACATAACATCTTATACTTCTCCTTTGCAATCCAACTCCCAAACTTTAAAGGTTGAACCTAAATTAGATCCAGAGCCCTTCATTGATGATGCTGGCAGTGGAACTACACTTGAAAACCAGCAAACTACTTCATCAGTTGACTTATTTCTTGACAAACCTATAAGTTTTATTCCAAAATTGAGTAAAAAACAGAGCAGTCAGCTGGAAAATTGTGGTTTACACACG CTGCGGAAACTGCTTCACCATTTCCCTCGGACCTATGCCGATCTACACGATGCACAGATTGGAATTGAGGATGGGCAGTACTTCAGTTTTGTTGGAAAAGTTTTATCCTCAAG GGGAGTGAGGGCTAGTTTTACCTTGTCTTTTCTTGAGGTCGTGGTAGGCTGTGAGATTACGGAGATTGATTCAACTTCTGAGCAGTACACTGATGAAATCGAGTACAAAAGAAAGAAAACTGTTTACCTACATTTAATGAAATTTTTCCGTGGGACTCGTTTCACATTTCAGCCATTTCTCAAAAGTCTTCAGGCTAAGCATAAGGAGGGAGAAATTGTCTGTGTCAGTGGTAAG GTGAGGTCTATGCATGCCAAAGACCACTACGAGATGAGGGAATATAATATGGATGTGATTCCAGATGGGAATGCCTCGTGTGCTTCTGGAACAGAAAGACCATATCCGATCTACCCTTCTAAGGGTGGCATAAACCCGaatattcttaaaaatataaTCTCAAG AGTGCTACCTGTCTTGCCTGGAAATATTGATCCTATTCCAAGGAATATTACTGAGGAATTTGGACTTGTACCCCTCCGGGAT GCTTATCTTGGTATACACCAGCCAGAGAACATAGACATGGCCGATTCAGCTCGCAGAAGGCTTATCTTTGACGACTTCTTTTATCTTCAG TTAGGACGTCTTTTCCAAATGCTTGAAGGACTTGGTACACAAATAGAAAAGGACAAATTACTTGACAAGTACAGGAAGCCTGAAGTGAATGCGGTTTTTGCTGAGGACTGGTGCAATCTTACCAAGCATTTTTTGAGGGCTCTTCCGTATTCACTTACACGTAGTCAACTGAATGCCGCTTCAGAAATTATCTGGGACCTCAAGCGGCAAATTCCTATGTATCGACTTTTGCAG GGTGATGTGGGATGTGGGAAAACTGTGGTGGCTTTCTTGGCATGCATGGAAGTCATTGCCTCAGGTTTTCAG GCTGCTTTCATGGTTCCCACTGAGTTGCTTGCGGTCCAGCACTATGAGCACCTTCTTAGTTTGCTAGAGGATATGGGGGATGAGCATGACAAACCTTCTGTTGCTCTGCTGACAGGGTCCACCCCATCAAAACAGTCACGGCTAATTCGTGAG GGTCTGCGAGCTGGTGACATCTCGTTGGTCATTGGAACTCACAGTTTGATTGCAGAAAAAGTAGAGTTCTCAGCTTTGCGCATTGCTGTGGTGGACGAACAACACCGTTTTGGTGTGATTCAGAGAGGGAGGTTCAATAGCAAG TTATATTTTAACTCTTTGAGTTCGACACTAGCAGGGAATGATTCAAGTGCCTCTCCCAAGGCCGAGTATATGGCTCCTCATATTCTTGCTATGTCGGCCACCCCAATTCCAAGGACACTTGCTCTGGCCTTGTATGGCGATATGTCCTTGACCCAA ATCACTGACTTGCCTCCTGGAAGGATACCTATCGAGACATGTATTATTGAAGGGAATGAATCTGGCTTTTCGAAGGTCTACCAG ATTATGTTAGATGAACTAAAAGCAGGAGGAAAAATATATTTGGTGTATCCGGTAATTGAGCTCTCTGAGCAGCTGCCTCAACTTCGTGCTGCTTCAGCTGATTTTGAAACTATATCTAGTAAGTTTACAGATTATAACTGTGGGCTTCTGCACGGGAAAATGAAAAGTGACGAGAAAGATGAAGCATTGAGACGTTTTAGATCTGGTGAAACTCATATACTGCTAGCTACACAAGTTATTGAGATTGGTGTGGATGTTCCAGATGCATCTATGATGGTCGTTATGAATGCTGAAAGATTTGGAATGGCCCAGTTGCACCAACTTAGAGGACGAGTAGGTCGTGGAGTGAGGAAATCAAAATGTATATTAGTAGCATCTACCATCAGTAGCTTAAGTCGGTTAAAGGTGCTTGAAAGCTCGCAAGATGGTTTTCACCTAGCAAACATGGATCTTGTTCTTCGCGGACCTGGTGACTTGCTTGGTAAGAAACAATCAGGACACCTTCCAGATTTTCCTATTGCCAGACTGGAGATAGATGGGAATATTCTACAAGATGCACATGTTGCCGCCTTG AGAACTTTAGGCATGTCCCATGATTTGGAGAAATTCCCTGAGCTTAAAGCGGAGCTAAGCATGAGACAACCACTTTGCATTCTTGGTGATTAA
- the LOC141667706 gene encoding uncharacterized protein LOC141667706, whose product MERFKDVVMKLTENAAPDLKILIQEHLTKFTSGFHTPDHPPYAAMIHGAIVELNEKRGSSEESISEYIKKQHTDLPLAHNSLLKHHLGKLCESGEIVVTGKHLYILPGCNPALESRVRSDKERVTRKRKGKKGRGRPCKKLQTETVKHVETHGEIHGETDRCNEVNDGDNNEMKVDNKVHRVGKLDQVGKQTEEENRMLDEQSQLHQQLSHAKCAPVVDSNQPELSSPDRPPGFELKKIQSKQIDLVAREEPETIFNSVRLSEAEALLQVDQEQWCRGQPNCKYQLLSEGSKSGSSDVSTELLPFQNQQQRTDPSNPDGLQGEKSKDVKLVEPHPPKIKQYGRRKKLKSMAKEKEIQDVTAELEQKTKKVEFSDLIKSSQPFSAESQQLEFCEEKQIPESKPQVTSTCDDVDGDTKQQDVVERHDKSVPNYPIEQQGTKKVGQVVRRSQRLANSTQTCALLLDLLPGSQSHYNHLGQPELENDLSSLQVKEVPQVAMEVDYVNLAQKLQQLQLPTVDGVQKTKQTETECSESSPAQVQMVETTKVSQQRSKLRSYHKWCTSQENVQTASPVSSMALVQTEQVQQKPLCLEYYQQPVALNELSMQQQAHTKLPGKIELEADTSTLDMPPSHQSRPQVHRGRGRGRGRPPKMKLGQRSMQNP is encoded by the exons ATGGAGAGATTCAAAGATGTTGTAATGAAACTCACTGAAAATGCAGCCCCTGATTTGAAAATCTTGATTCAAGAACATCTCACCAAGTTCACTTCTGGCTTTCACACTCCTGATCATCCTCCTTATGCTGCT ATGATACATGGGGCAATTGTGGAGTTAAATGAGAAAAGAGGTTCCAGTGAAGAGTCAATATCCGAGTATATAAAAAAACAGCATACTGACTTACCTCTGGCTCACAATTCATTACTGAAACATCACTTGGGTAAGTTGTGTGAGTCAGGTGAGATTGTGGTGACTGGTAAACATTTATATATACTTCCTGGCTGCAACCCTGCATTGGAGTCTCGTGTTAGGAGTGATAAAGAGAGGGTAACCAGAAAGAGGAAGGGAAAGAAGGGTCGTGGCAGGCCATGTAAAAAATTACAAACTGAAACTGTTAAGCACGTGGAAACACATGGTGAGATACATGGAGAAACTGATAGGTGTAATGAAGTGAATGATGGAGATAATAATGAGATGAAAGTAGACAACAAAGTCCACAGGGTTGGAAAACTTGATCAGGTAGGAAAACAAACTGAGGAGGAAAATAGAATGCTTGATGAACAAAGTCAGCTACACCAACAGCTATCACATGCAAAATGTGCACCTGTTGTTGACTCAAACCAGCCAGAACTCTCAAGTCCTGACAGGCCTCCTGGATTTGAGTTAAAAAAAATtcagtctaagcaaatagatTTAGTTGCAAGAGAAGAACCAGAAACAATTTTCAATTCTGTAAGGCTTTCAGAGGCTGAAGCACTGCTGCAGGTAGATCAGGAGCAATGGTGTCGGGGACAACCAAACTGCAAATATCAACTTCTCTCCGAGG GCTCCAAATCAGGGTCATCAGATGTTTCAACGGAGTTGTTACCCTTTCAAAATCAGCAGCAACGAACGGATCCATCAAATCCAGATGGTTTACAAGGTGAAAAATCTAAAGATGTAAAACTTGTGGAACCACATCCACCGAAAATTAAGCAGTATGGAAGGCGGAAGAAGCTGAAATCTATGGCAAAGGAAAAGGAAATCCAAGATGTGACTGCTGAACTTGAACAGAAGACAAAAAAAGTGGAATTTTCAGATCTAATTAAATCGTCCCAACCATTTTCTGCCGAAAGTCAGCAATTGGAATTTTGCGAGGAGAAACAAATACCTGAATCTAAACCGCAGGTAACATCGACATGTGATGATGTAGATGGGGATACAAAGCAGCAGGATGTAGTTGAAAGGCATGACAAATCAGTTCCAAATTATCCTATTGAGCAACAAGGGACCAAAAAGGTAGGACAAGTGGTACGTCGTAGTCAAAGGCTTGCTAACTCTACACAAACATGTGCCTTGTTACTGGACTTGTTGCCAGGCTCACAGTCACACTATAATCATCTTGGGCAACCGGAGCTGGAAAATGATCTGTCATCCTTACAAGTCAAAGAAGTTCCCCAAGTGGCGATGGAGGTAGATTATGTTAATTTGGCCCAGAAACTGCAACAATTGCAACTTCCTACTGTTGACGGTGTTCAGAAAACAAAGCAAACAGAGACGGAGTGCTCAGAATCATCTCCGGCTCAGGTGCAGATGGTTGAGACAACTAAAGTATCGCAACAACGTTCAAAACTTCGTAGTTATCATAAGTGGTGTACATCCCAGGAAAATGTACAGACTGCTTCCCCCGTCTCTTCAATGGCTCTGGTGCAGACAGAGCAAGTGCAACAAAAACCCCTGTGTTTAGAGTACTATCAACAACCGGTAGCTTTGAATGAACTGTCAATGCAGCAGCAAGCACACACAAAGCTGCCTGGTAAAATTGAGTTGGAAGCAGATACAAGTACATTGGACATGCCACCTTCACATCAAAGTCGGCCGCAAGTGCATCGGGGCCGAGGGAGAGGCCGTGGTAGGCCTCCGAAAATGAAATTGGGACAGAGGTCGATGCAAAATCCTTGA